One Lactobacillus sp. CBA3606 DNA segment encodes these proteins:
- a CDS encoding FAD:protein FMN transferase, whose translation MGTVISITLFERNQPVIEAIYDYLQRMDQVFSMNRPDSELSAINQQAGQQPVAISTPGFQLIQAALAYTRQYSASFNVLIGPLVKLWRIGFGGQQVPSPARIQARLALMDPDQVKLDPIHQTVYLQRAGMALDLGAIAKGYFADQIVAQLQQAGVTQAIVNLGGNVKLLGTQPFTADQRWEVGIQNPTAPRGQPLLQVQMPAKTVVTSGIFERYFKVGTQVYHHILDPQTGYPVKNQVAQVSIITAQSELAEVLATVGYFQGCVAGMATIEQLPGVEAIFIDRQQQVKVTSGLKPRRKGVYSIE comes from the coding sequence ATGGGCACGGTTATCTCAATAACGTTATTTGAACGGAATCAGCCGGTCATTGAAGCTATTTATGACTATCTGCAACGGATGGATCAAGTTTTTTCAATGAATCGACCAGATTCGGAATTAAGTGCGATTAATCAACAAGCCGGTCAGCAGCCGGTTGCAATCAGTACCCCGGGTTTTCAATTAATTCAGGCAGCACTAGCCTATACACGCCAATATTCGGCTAGTTTTAACGTGTTGATTGGACCGTTAGTCAAGTTATGGCGGATCGGGTTTGGGGGGCAACAAGTGCCCAGTCCGGCGCGTATTCAGGCACGACTAGCCTTGATGGATCCTGATCAAGTTAAGCTAGACCCCATTCACCAGACCGTTTATTTGCAACGGGCCGGGATGGCGCTTGATTTGGGTGCAATTGCGAAAGGTTACTTTGCAGATCAAATTGTGGCCCAGTTGCAACAAGCTGGTGTCACGCAAGCAATTGTGAATTTGGGTGGTAATGTTAAGTTACTAGGGACACAGCCGTTCACTGCCGATCAACGTTGGGAGGTTGGGATTCAAAACCCAACCGCGCCACGCGGACAACCATTATTGCAAGTTCAAATGCCAGCTAAAACCGTTGTGACATCCGGTATTTTTGAACGATATTTTAAGGTTGGCACCCAAGTGTATCATCATATTCTTGATCCACAAACGGGCTATCCCGTTAAAAATCAGGTGGCCCAAGTCAGTATTATTACGGCACAATCAGAATTAGCCGAGGTACTAGCCACGGTGGGTTATTTTCAAGGGTGTGTGGCTGGCATGGCGACCATCGAGCAATTACCAGGGGTCGAAGCAATTTTTATCGATCGCCAGCAACAAGTTAAGGTCACGAGTGGCTTGAAGCCGCGACGTAAGGGAGTGTATTCAATTGAGTAA
- a CDS encoding glycoside-pentoside-hexuronide (GPH):cation symporter: MTDSVTTKSKSRRVTSQLAYSFGAFGHDAFYATLSTYFIMFVTSHLFDKSSGAQGSKMIASITLIIAALRFVELAIDPLIGNAIDNTNSRWGHFKPWIVIGGTIGSIVLAILFTDMGGLNASNPVLYLIIFAILYITMDIFYSFKDVGFWSMIPAISFDSAEREKTATFARVGSNIGANLVGIVVMPIVLYFSVNANSGQGDNRGWLAFGLIIALVSWISAMAVAAGTKENESELRQNTEKTTFKDVFKVLGRNDQLMWLALTYGIYTAGIAITNSLELYYFTYILGNASEYTLLASLNAIIGIFSVLAFPSLAKKFSRRKVFFLAIAIMMVALALFTFSGQSLALVLTAAVLFYIPQPLIFLVVLMVLSDSVEYGQLKFGHRDESLTLSVRPLLDKLGGAVSNGIVGLTAVWAGMTAGATAGDISTHGQMIFKLMMFGVPALMILIGTFIFFKKVTLDETMHASIVDELEKTWHKHLDTDETPAEVEAEATATTSYQLPVSGTLQKLSTVGNQTFASGDMGRGFAIKPTDGGVYAPFNGIVEATFPTRHAIGLRSDTGILTLIHIGIGTVNLRGTGFVQYVQKGDRVTQGQELIEFWAPAITKAGLDDTVMVVITNHQAIQSFDYLKHTGTATHGEAILKLSSPAAKQD; encoded by the coding sequence ATGACTGATTCTGTAACGACTAAAAGTAAATCGCGACGCGTAACTTCGCAATTAGCTTATTCCTTTGGGGCTTTCGGGCATGATGCGTTCTATGCAACGCTATCCACGTACTTTATTATGTTCGTCACTTCCCACTTATTTGACAAGAGCAGCGGTGCTCAAGGTTCCAAGATGATTGCGTCCATTACGTTAATCATCGCTGCCTTACGCTTCGTCGAATTGGCGATTGATCCTTTGATTGGGAACGCCATCGACAATACCAACTCACGCTGGGGACATTTCAAACCTTGGATTGTCATTGGCGGGACGATTGGTTCAATTGTCTTAGCTATTTTATTCACTGACATGGGTGGACTCAATGCTTCTAACCCGGTCCTATATTTAATTATTTTTGCTATTTTATACATCACAATGGATATCTTTTATTCCTTTAAAGACGTTGGTTTTTGGTCCATGATTCCAGCAATTTCATTTGATTCGGCAGAACGTGAAAAGACGGCCACCTTCGCTCGAGTTGGCTCAAATATCGGGGCCAACTTAGTTGGCATCGTTGTTATGCCAATCGTCTTATACTTCTCGGTGAACGCTAACAGTGGTCAAGGTGATAACCGAGGTTGGTTGGCCTTTGGCTTAATCATCGCCTTAGTTTCTTGGATCTCCGCGATGGCAGTTGCTGCCGGCACCAAAGAAAATGAGTCTGAATTACGTCAAAATACTGAAAAAACGACTTTCAAAGACGTCTTCAAGGTTTTGGGTCGTAACGATCAATTAATGTGGTTAGCCCTTACCTATGGGATTTATACGGCTGGGATTGCCATCACCAACTCTCTGGAACTCTATTACTTCACCTATATTTTAGGGAACGCTTCTGAATATACCTTGCTAGCCAGCTTGAATGCGATCATCGGGATCTTTTCTGTTTTGGCTTTCCCATCACTAGCCAAGAAATTCAGTCGTCGCAAAGTCTTCTTCTTAGCGATTGCCATCATGATGGTCGCCTTAGCTCTATTCACGTTCTCCGGTCAATCTTTAGCCTTAGTTTTGACGGCTGCTGTCTTATTCTACATTCCACAACCATTGATTTTCTTAGTTGTCCTAATGGTCTTAAGTGATTCCGTAGAATACGGGCAACTAAAGTTTGGGCACCGTGACGAATCTTTAACTTTATCCGTTCGCCCATTGTTAGATAAACTAGGCGGCGCCGTTTCCAACGGGATTGTTGGTTTGACTGCCGTTTGGGCCGGGATGACTGCCGGCGCAACTGCGGGTGACATTAGTACTCATGGGCAAATGATTTTTAAATTAATGATGTTTGGCGTTCCGGCACTGATGATTCTAATCGGAACGTTTATCTTCTTCAAAAAAGTCACTTTAGATGAAACCATGCACGCTAGCATTGTGGACGAACTCGAAAAGACTTGGCACAAACATCTAGATACCGATGAAACACCAGCCGAGGTTGAAGCTGAAGCAACGGCCACGACCAGCTACCAACTGCCGGTCAGTGGAACGTTACAAAAGTTAAGTACCGTTGGTAATCAGACCTTTGCCAGTGGCGATATGGGTCGGGGATTTGCAATTAAACCGACGGATGGTGGTGTCTATGCCCCGTTTAACGGGATTGTTGAAGCCACCTTTCCAACACGTCATGCTATTGGGCTGCGCTCAGACACCGGAATCTTAACCTTGATTCATATCGGGATTGGGACCGTTAACTTACGCGGTACCGGTTTCGTACAATATGTTCAAAAAGGCGACCGGGTCACTCAAGGTCAAGAATTGATTGAATTTTGGGCACCAGCAATTACTAAAGCTGGTTTAGATGACACCGTCATGGTCGTTATCACCAATCATCAAGCCATTCAAAGCTTTGATTACTTGAAACATACCGGAACCGCCACACACGGCGAGGCGATTTTAAAACTTTCGAGTCCCGCTGCTAAGCAAGACTAA
- a CDS encoding beta-galactosidase small subunit — MGYTTNQLHVIYGDGALGVSGADFHYLFSYERGGLESLQIHGKEWLYRTPKPTFWRATTDNDRGNHFSEKSAQWLAANQFSPCTQVAVSIDGQLLPELPIAPLNNRYTNNETAAEVALTFTFSTNTVPSTPVTITYTVTGTGKIHVQVHFTGNAALPDLPALGLRLIMPTTATGFDYTGLAGETYPDRQAGAAHGTYHIDGLPVTPYLVPQDCGMHMATQQVTVTRDQTQNNADQARMPFALTFEQATHPFAFSCLPYTAEELENATHMEELPLPRRTVLTIYGAVRGVGGIDSWGADVDAQYHIPASQAIDFDFNISPKH, encoded by the coding sequence ATGGGTTACACAACTAATCAGCTTCATGTCATTTACGGTGATGGGGCACTCGGTGTGAGCGGTGCCGACTTTCACTACCTTTTTAGCTACGAACGCGGTGGGTTAGAGTCCTTACAAATTCACGGTAAAGAATGGCTTTATCGCACGCCAAAACCTACTTTCTGGCGGGCCACGACCGATAACGACCGCGGTAACCATTTCTCAGAAAAATCCGCACAATGGTTAGCGGCCAATCAGTTCAGCCCTTGTACGCAAGTCGCGGTAAGTATCGATGGTCAGCTCTTACCTGAGTTGCCAATTGCGCCGTTGAATAATCGTTACACTAATAACGAAACTGCGGCTGAGGTTGCTCTAACCTTCACCTTCAGTACCAATACGGTGCCCAGCACACCAGTCACCATCACCTATACGGTCACCGGTACCGGAAAAATACACGTCCAAGTCCACTTTACGGGCAATGCCGCTTTACCAGACTTACCCGCTTTGGGACTACGCTTAATCATGCCAACTACCGCAACTGGTTTTGACTACACCGGTCTCGCTGGTGAAACCTACCCTGATCGTCAAGCCGGCGCAGCTCACGGAACTTACCACATTGATGGCTTACCAGTTACTCCTTATCTAGTGCCACAAGACTGTGGGATGCACATGGCGACCCAACAAGTCACCGTCACCCGTGATCAAACCCAAAACAATGCCGATCAAGCGAGGATGCCGTTTGCTTTAACCTTTGAACAAGCGACACATCCTTTCGCCTTTAGTTGCTTACCTTATACGGCTGAAGAACTCGAAAATGCGACTCACATGGAAGAATTACCCTTGCCACGACGGACTGTATTAACGATTTACGGCGCTGTACGTGGCGTTGGCGGGATTGATAGTTGGGGCGCCGACGTCGATGCTCAGTATCATATTCCAGCCAGTCAAGCTATTGATTTTGACTTTAATATTAGTCCTAAACACTGA
- the aroD gene encoding type I 3-dehydroquinate dehydratase, with product MQKIVKLRHLTLGAGRPKIAVPITGKTTAEILAAVPAIKAAQPDLVEWRIDFYEGVTQPDQLTQTGQQLRQALGDLALLTTFRTQGEGGELALSDADYFKVNTTVLAGQFTDALDVERYHDEVAVKQLVDQAHAQKVVVIMSNHDFDKTPAQADIVERLTSMVAFGADVAKMAVMPQTSNDVLTLLAATNEAHQSLTQPVITMSMGDLGKVSRLAGEVFGSCLSFATVGAASAPGQIALDRLRPTLTDLKLS from the coding sequence ATGCAAAAAATCGTTAAATTACGGCACCTAACCTTAGGTGCTGGCCGGCCTAAAATTGCAGTCCCGATTACGGGTAAAACGACGGCTGAAATTCTTGCGGCCGTGCCGGCAATTAAAGCGGCCCAGCCAGATTTAGTTGAATGGCGCATTGATTTTTATGAGGGCGTCACGCAACCAGATCAATTAACACAAACCGGTCAACAGTTACGCCAAGCGTTAGGCGATTTAGCCTTGTTAACCACATTTAGAACTCAAGGCGAAGGTGGCGAATTAGCGTTAAGCGATGCCGATTACTTTAAAGTTAATACGACGGTATTAGCGGGCCAGTTCACGGATGCGTTAGATGTTGAACGGTATCATGATGAAGTAGCGGTGAAACAATTAGTTGACCAAGCCCATGCGCAAAAAGTCGTCGTCATTATGAGTAATCATGATTTTGACAAGACGCCAGCGCAAGCTGATATTGTAGAACGGTTGACCAGTATGGTGGCTTTTGGCGCCGATGTTGCGAAGATGGCGGTCATGCCACAAACGTCAAATGACGTGTTAACCTTACTGGCAGCGACCAATGAAGCGCACCAAAGCCTGACTCAACCGGTGATTACGATGTCTATGGGTGATTTGGGTAAAGTGTCGCGCTTGGCGGGAGAAGTTTTTGGCTCCTGCTTGTCCTTTGCGACGGTTGGTGCGGCCTCAGCGCCTGGGCAAATTGCCTTGGACCGGTTACGACCGACATTAACTGATTTGAAATTAAGCTAA
- a CDS encoding aldose epimerase family protein: MTLETKATVFDQLAGQDIMRYTLINDHQTRISVLSYGGTWQEFVVVENGVERPLIWGLDNMADYQRVGYCLCQSIGRVAGRIGGASFKIDDQRYNVDMNEQTHSLHGGQHGFNTLNFAGQLSQTADSASVTLQRQITTTTDHYPGNLAVQIKFTLDNQDRVSIAFTGDTDAATLFNPTNHVYWNVADDRTSLAHQWLQITSAKRLEFDAEKVPTGQRLPVSKTAYDFNEPQPVQAALDQLKATSQGIEFDDAYEVTPSATTPIAVIGDTDQHRQVKLYSDRNSLIIYTANPFDATKEAAHQYTALATEAQTLPDAINHPDFGDIVLRPGHPVTHTIRYQYEALN; encoded by the coding sequence ATTACCTTGGAAACGAAAGCAACAGTTTTTGACCAGTTAGCCGGTCAAGATATTATGCGATATACGTTAATTAATGATCACCAAACTCGTATCTCAGTTTTGAGTTATGGGGGAACGTGGCAAGAGTTTGTCGTTGTGGAAAATGGCGTCGAGCGGCCTTTGATTTGGGGCCTAGACAACATGGCAGACTATCAACGCGTCGGGTACTGCTTATGCCAATCGATTGGGCGTGTCGCAGGTCGTATCGGCGGTGCTAGCTTTAAGATTGACGATCAACGTTATAACGTTGATATGAATGAGCAAACCCATTCTTTGCATGGGGGCCAGCACGGGTTTAATACCTTGAATTTTGCGGGTCAGTTAAGTCAGACAGCGGATAGTGCTAGCGTGACCCTACAACGGCAAATCACAACGACGACCGATCATTATCCGGGTAATTTAGCTGTGCAAATTAAGTTTACTTTAGATAATCAAGATCGTGTTTCGATTGCTTTTACAGGTGATACGGATGCGGCGACACTCTTCAATCCAACGAACCACGTCTATTGGAACGTGGCGGATGATCGGACCTCATTGGCCCATCAATGGCTACAAATCACTAGTGCTAAGCGCTTAGAGTTTGATGCTGAAAAGGTGCCAACCGGTCAACGGTTACCAGTTAGCAAGACTGCTTATGATTTCAATGAACCGCAACCAGTTCAAGCGGCTTTGGATCAATTGAAAGCGACCAGTCAAGGGATTGAATTCGATGATGCTTACGAAGTGACGCCTAGTGCGACAACGCCCATTGCGGTAATTGGTGATACCGACCAGCATCGGCAAGTAAAGCTCTATTCTGATCGGAATAGCTTGATTATTTATACGGCTAATCCGTTTGATGCAACTAAGGAAGCCGCTCATCAATATACGGCATTAGCGACGGAAGCTCAAACCTTACCAGATGCGATTAATCATCCTGATTTTGGTGATATCGTATTGCGGCCAGGACATCCGGTGACACATACGATTAGGTATCAATATGAAGCATTAAACTAA
- a CDS encoding glycoside hydrolase family 2 TIM barrel-domain containing protein, which yields MQADLEWLDDPEVFRVNQLPAHSDHAFYQTNAEITQTSSYVQSLNGIWQFSFAKTPAERPLNFYDPNFDASAFESITVPGHIELAGYGQIQYINTLYPWEGQVFRRPPYTLNADQLVSGLFSDAIDNTVGSYLKTFELTPAFQGKRTIIQFQGVEEALYVWLNGHFVGYAEDSFTPSEFDLTPFITTGKNTLAVRVYKRSTAAFIEDQDMFRFSGIFRDVNLLALPAVHIADLDLRPTVTTDWHTGNLAVTTKLSCAATTTTATLQLTVTDPAGTVIAQQTQPRANTVTFDPITVTDVQLWGPATPNLYQVTLTVLTANQHIMEVVPYQFGFRKVELRADKVIYVNNQRLIINGVNRHEWNAKTGRVLSIADMQADIQTMLANHINADRTCHYPDQLPWYTLCDQAGIYLMAENNLESHGSWQKLGAIEPSYNVPGDNPHWLAAVVDRARTNYELFKNHPAVIFWSLGNESYAGSDIAAMNRFYKTHDTSRLVHYEGVVHTPDLKDQISDVESRMYESPKNIAAYLDNDPQKPFIDCEYMHDMGNSLGGMQAYNDLIDRYPMYQGGFIWDFIDQALLVHDPISGHDVLRYGGDFDDRHSDYEFSGDGLLFADRTPKPAMQEVNYYYGLHN from the coding sequence ATGCAAGCTGACCTTGAGTGGTTGGATGACCCCGAAGTGTTTCGTGTGAATCAACTTCCGGCTCATAGTGACCATGCCTTCTATCAAACCAACGCTGAAATAACCCAAACCAGTAGTTACGTGCAATCTTTAAACGGGATTTGGCAATTTAGCTTTGCCAAAACCCCGGCGGAACGGCCCTTGAACTTTTATGACCCGAACTTCGATGCTAGTGCGTTTGAATCAATTACGGTGCCTGGTCATATTGAATTAGCCGGCTACGGTCAGATTCAATACATCAATACGTTATATCCTTGGGAGGGCCAAGTTTTCCGCCGCCCACCCTATACGTTAAATGCAGATCAGTTAGTCTCTGGACTCTTTAGTGACGCCATTGACAATACCGTCGGTTCATATCTTAAAACATTTGAATTAACGCCTGCATTCCAAGGCAAACGGACAATTATTCAATTTCAAGGCGTTGAAGAAGCCCTGTATGTCTGGCTAAATGGTCATTTTGTTGGCTATGCAGAAGATAGCTTTACCCCATCTGAATTCGACTTAACGCCGTTCATCACCACCGGTAAAAATACGTTAGCAGTACGTGTTTACAAGCGCAGTACCGCTGCGTTCATCGAAGATCAGGATATGTTCCGCTTCTCAGGGATTTTTCGCGACGTTAATTTATTAGCACTCCCGGCCGTCCATATCGCAGACCTCGATTTACGACCAACCGTAACTACCGACTGGCATACTGGCAATTTAGCAGTTACGACCAAGTTATCATGTGCAGCTACCACCACAACGGCCACCTTGCAACTCACGGTCACCGATCCAGCTGGTACCGTCATTGCTCAACAAACCCAACCACGGGCCAATACGGTGACCTTTGACCCAATCACGGTCACGGACGTTCAACTTTGGGGTCCCGCTACCCCGAACCTCTACCAGGTCACACTAACCGTTTTGACCGCTAATCAGCACATCATGGAAGTCGTCCCGTATCAATTTGGCTTCCGGAAAGTCGAACTTCGCGCTGATAAAGTGATTTACGTCAATAATCAACGACTGATCATCAATGGTGTGAACCGCCATGAATGGAACGCCAAAACCGGCCGCGTCCTATCAATTGCCGACATGCAAGCTGATATTCAAACCATGTTAGCTAATCATATCAACGCTGACCGAACTTGCCACTATCCCGATCAACTCCCTTGGTACACTTTATGTGACCAAGCCGGCATTTATTTGATGGCCGAAAACAACTTGGAATCTCATGGTTCTTGGCAAAAATTAGGCGCCATCGAGCCATCTTATAATGTACCTGGTGATAATCCACACTGGTTAGCCGCAGTAGTGGATCGAGCCCGCACTAACTATGAACTTTTCAAGAATCATCCCGCCGTTATTTTCTGGTCATTGGGGAATGAATCTTACGCTGGGAGTGATATTGCTGCCATGAACCGTTTCTACAAAACTCATGACACCTCTCGCTTGGTTCATTATGAAGGGGTCGTTCATACGCCCGACTTAAAAGATCAAATTTCAGACGTTGAAAGTCGGATGTATGAAAGTCCTAAAAACATTGCCGCTTACTTGGATAATGATCCGCAAAAACCCTTTATCGACTGTGAATACATGCATGATATGGGTAATTCACTAGGCGGTATGCAAGCTTACAATGACCTCATTGATCGCTATCCGATGTATCAAGGGGGCTTCATCTGGGACTTTATCGACCAAGCCCTCCTCGTTCATGATCCAATTTCTGGACACGATGTTTTACGCTATGGTGGCGATTTTGATGACCGTCACTCAGATTATGAGTTTTCCGGCGACGGGTTGCTATTTGCTGACCGAACCCCAAAACCAGCCATGCAGGAGGTGAACTATTACTATGGGTTACACAACTAA
- a CDS encoding FAD-dependent oxidoreductase, with the protein MGHNGIINYEVDVQDDKVEDLKILKHSETSGIFNQVIDKLKQNIIDEQSFNVDTISGATVMTQALLTSAQKAVADEGITLTPVPKAKKATTTQHLRTDVVIIGGGEAGLVAGCRALTMGQKVILVEKNGYLGGATILNGSNVVGTGSKVSAQIFDNNHDTPEMLAQDVARESLETNYPALTQLMVDHIGPAIDFISDFADLHYQKAQTQTPEHSINRQIELPSASSYELIQKVSRAFTAAGGEILLDTPVQSLTFNRQGQLNGLVGKQHGQLIKIKARSVVLATGGHGANQKMRGAESQGIDYYGPMTSTGDAYEFNADLDLQTHDLDWYKIYPHGVEVEPGVAKLTTYASKQATDMGAIYVNTKGERIVNESNVYTAFRNAILKQADKTAYLLMDERTWKQVYDLLILHDFTPQEIKGFFADTTKRPIFVKGDLTTVAKAAGVNADRLAQTVSDYQGYVKAGHDREFGRDPKYLHQYEGDTYYLIEQRDRFATTLGGYTTDSKSLQLLTSKNALVANYFGAGEVIGGANGHDSMPSMMNTWGIASGYVAGAAASENAKAQQKAGDDEANIVAIVGTNASKSYNRKLLYAMKDLMDAQASLDICEIKDLPLFNEDDLDNEPATVKALAAKIDAADGVVIAVPEYDHSIPAALKSAIEWLSCAEHPFKDKPVMIVGTSLGIQGTVRAQMNLRQILDSPGVDAKVMPGNEFMLPQAGTKFDENDHLDDDGSEHFLKQCFGNFLDYITAVAAKTTVQA; encoded by the coding sequence ATGGGCCATAATGGCATTATTAATTATGAAGTTGACGTTCAAGATGATAAAGTGGAAGATTTAAAAATCTTGAAACATTCTGAAACGTCCGGAATTTTTAATCAAGTCATTGATAAATTAAAACAAAATATTATTGATGAACAATCATTCAATGTCGATACGATTAGTGGTGCTACCGTGATGACCCAAGCCCTATTGACTTCCGCGCAAAAAGCGGTCGCTGACGAAGGGATTACGTTAACCCCAGTGCCGAAGGCTAAAAAAGCCACGACAACGCAGCATCTGCGGACGGATGTTGTGATTATCGGTGGTGGTGAAGCCGGATTAGTTGCGGGTTGTCGGGCGTTAACTATGGGTCAAAAGGTCATTCTAGTTGAAAAGAATGGTTATCTTGGGGGTGCGACGATTCTCAATGGCTCCAATGTTGTTGGGACGGGCTCTAAAGTATCTGCTCAGATTTTTGATAATAATCATGATACGCCTGAAATGTTAGCGCAGGATGTTGCCCGTGAAAGTCTCGAAACTAACTATCCTGCTCTAACCCAGTTAATGGTAGACCATATTGGACCAGCGATTGATTTTATTAGTGATTTTGCGGACTTACATTACCAAAAAGCCCAAACCCAAACGCCGGAACATTCAATTAATCGGCAAATCGAGTTACCTTCAGCTAGCAGTTATGAACTGATTCAAAAAGTTTCGCGGGCCTTTACGGCAGCGGGAGGCGAAATCTTATTAGATACGCCAGTTCAATCCTTAACGTTTAACCGCCAAGGTCAGTTGAACGGCTTAGTCGGTAAACAACATGGGCAATTGATTAAGATTAAAGCGCGCTCAGTTGTCTTAGCTACGGGGGGTCATGGGGCTAATCAAAAGATGCGTGGTGCTGAAAGCCAAGGGATTGATTACTATGGTCCAATGACGTCCACGGGTGATGCCTATGAATTTAATGCAGATTTGGATTTACAAACGCATGACTTAGATTGGTATAAGATCTATCCGCATGGGGTTGAAGTGGAACCAGGGGTTGCTAAGTTAACAACTTATGCCTCAAAGCAAGCGACGGATATGGGTGCCATTTATGTGAACACCAAGGGTGAACGGATTGTTAATGAATCTAACGTGTACACCGCTTTTCGGAATGCTATTTTAAAGCAAGCGGACAAAACTGCTTACTTGTTAATGGATGAACGGACCTGGAAACAAGTTTACGATCTCTTGATTTTACATGACTTCACTCCCCAAGAAATCAAAGGATTCTTTGCCGATACCACTAAGCGACCAATTTTCGTTAAGGGTGACTTAACGACGGTTGCCAAGGCAGCTGGCGTAAATGCCGACCGGCTCGCACAGACGGTTTCTGATTATCAAGGTTACGTTAAGGCTGGCCATGATCGTGAATTCGGTCGTGATCCGAAATACTTACATCAATATGAAGGCGATACTTATTATCTTATCGAACAACGTGACCGGTTTGCGACCACGTTAGGTGGCTATACCACGGATTCTAAGAGCTTACAATTATTGACGAGTAAGAATGCTTTAGTAGCAAACTACTTTGGGGCCGGTGAAGTTATCGGTGGCGCCAATGGTCACGATTCAATGCCAAGTATGATGAATACTTGGGGAATTGCATCCGGTTACGTTGCGGGTGCGGCGGCGAGTGAGAATGCCAAGGCGCAACAAAAGGCCGGCGATGATGAAGCTAATATTGTCGCGATTGTCGGCACTAATGCCTCAAAATCGTATAACCGAAAACTTTTGTATGCGATGAAGGACTTAATGGATGCACAAGCTAGCTTAGATATTTGTGAAATCAAAGACTTGCCGTTGTTTAACGAAGATGATCTGGATAACGAACCAGCGACCGTCAAAGCCCTAGCAGCTAAAATTGACGCTGCTGATGGCGTGGTCATTGCGGTACCAGAATATGATCACTCGATTCCAGCCGCTTTGAAGAGTGCGATTGAATGGTTATCATGTGCGGAACATCCGTTTAAGGACAAGCCAGTCATGATTGTGGGGACATCCTTAGGGATTCAAGGCACGGTCCGCGCACAAATGAACTTACGGCAGATTCTGGATTCACCAGGGGTAGATGCTAAAGTGATGCCGGGGAATGAATTTATGTTACCGCAAGCAGGCACCAAATTTGATGAAAACGACCATTTAGATGACGATGGTAGCGAACACTTCTTGAAGCAATGTTTCGGGAATTTCTTAGATTACATTACCGCAGTAGCAGCTAAAACGACCGTACAGGCCTAA